CTCCTTGATCCGCTTGTAGCTCGCCCCCTGGCCGATGGAGGGGTTGACGCCGATGCCGCCCAGCGGCGTGTCGTTGAAGGCCGGGGCGGCGCTGTCGGCGCCGGAGAAGACATGGCCGTAGAAGAGCTCGGAGTTGAAGCCGCGCATGCGGGTCAGCCCCTGGTGGCCGGCCTTGCGGGCGGCGAACTCGAGTTCGGCGGCCAGCTCGAAGTCGGTCATGCCGGCCCGGATCACCTCGCGGGCCCGCTGGCAGACGCGGTCGACCTGCAGGGCGGCATCCTTCATGATCTCGATCTCGTACTTGCTCTTCACCGCCCGCACGCTGCGGATCAGCGGCGAGGCGTCGACCATCTCGCAGTCGCCGAAGGGGGCGCGGAAGCGGTTGTAGACGGCCACCGGCAGCACGTCGAGCTCCATCCCCGCCCGCTTCGGCAAGGCGTAGCCGTAGTCGGCGAGGATGCCGGTGATCTCCTTCGGGCTCTTGAACGGCACGATCTCCTTGAGGCCGCACTCCATGCGCGCCCGCAGGTATTCCTTGCGCACCATGTAGACCGGCTCGCCGGCGGCGGGGATGTAGAGCAGCCCCTGCTGGATGGAGCCGGTGAAATAGAAGAGGTCGGCGCTCTGCGCGACGAGCACGGCGTCGAGCCCCTCCTTCTGCATCAGGGACTGGAGCTTCTGGAAGCGGGCGATCAGTTCGCTGGCGGGGGTGATGCGCATGGTTTACTCCTGGGAAGTGGTTCGATCATCATTGGTCCCATACGTCCTATGGGTCCCATAGGACGTATGGGACTTATGGGACCTATAGCAGACAACCGGCATCAGGCCGTCTCGATCCCGGCCGCTTCTTCGAGCTGCAGCTCGCGGATCGCCATCTCGCGCAGCTTGAACTTCTGGATCTTGCCGCTGGCGGTCATCGGATACTCGTCGACGAACTTGACGTAAAAGGGAATCTTGTAGTTGGCGATGCGCCCCTTGCAGAAATCGCGGATCTCCTCCTCGCTGCAGGCCACCCCCTCCTTGAGCTTGACCGCCGCCATCACCTGCTCGCCGTACTTGCGGTCGGGCACCCCGTAGACCTGCACGTCGGCGACCTTGGGATGGCCGTAGAGGAACTCCTCGATCTCGCGGGGATAGATGTTCTCGCCGCCGCGGATGATCATGTTCTTGATGCGGCCGGTGATCTTGCAGTAGCCGTGCTCGTCCATCACCGCCAGATCGCCGGTGTGCAGCCAGCCATCCGGGTCGATGGCCCGCGCCGTCTCCTCCGGCATCTTGTAGTACCCTTTCATCACCAGGTAGCCCCGGGTGCAGAGTTCCCCCTGCTTGCCGGGCGGCAGCGCGGCGCCGGTCTCGATGTCGACGATCTTCACCTCGACGTCGGGCAGGGCGCGGCCGACGGTGGCCACCCGCAGCTCGATGGGGTCGTCGGTGCGGGTCTGGGTGATGACCGGCGACGACTCGGTCTGACCGTAGGCGATGGTGATCTCCGAGCAGTTCATGTCGCGGATGACCCGTTTCATCACCTCGATGGGGCAGGGAGAGCCGGCCATGATGCCGGTGCGCAGACTGGAGAGATCGTACTTGCGGAAGGCCGGGTGTTCGAGCTCGGCGATGAACATGGTCGGCACGCCGTGCACGGCGGTACATTTTTCGGCCTCGATGGTCTTCAATACCTGCTCGGGATTGAAGGTCTCCACCGGCACCATGGTCGAGCCGTGCGTGACGCAGGCGAGCACCGCGAGGACGCAGCCGAAGCAGTGGAAGAAGGGGACGGGGATGCAGAGCCGGTCCTTTTCGGTGAAGCGCATGCACTCGCCGATGTTGAAGCCGTTGTTGACCAGGTTGTGGTGGGTGAGCATGACCCCCTTGGGGAAACCGGTGGTCCCCGAGGTGTACTGCATGTTGATCACCTCGTGCTCGGCGAGCGACGCCTTGACCGCGTCCAGTTCGCCGTCGCTGACGCCCTCGCCCAGCTTTTCCAGTTCGGCGTAGGCGAGCATGCCGGCCGGCGCCTGCCCGCCGAGGAAGATCACGTGCTTCAGGCAGGGGAGGCTGTCGCTGCCCAGACCGCCCGGCGCCACGTTCCGGAGTTCCGGCACCACCGAGTAGAGAGTCTCGACATAGTCGGTGTCCTTGAACCCCTGCACCAGAAAGAGCGTGGTGGCGTCCGACTGCCGGAGGATATATTCGAGTTCGGCCGATTTGTAGCTGGTGTTGATGGTCACCAGCACGGCACCCATCCGGGCGGTGGCGAACTG
This genomic stretch from Desulfuromonadales bacterium harbors:
- a CDS encoding Xaa-Pro peptidase family protein; the protein is MRITPASELIARFQKLQSLMQKEGLDAVLVAQSADLFYFTGSIQQGLLYIPAAGEPVYMVRKEYLRARMECGLKEIVPFKSPKEITGILADYGYALPKRAGMELDVLPVAVYNRFRAPFGDCEMVDASPLIRSVRAVKSKYEIEIMKDAALQVDRVCQRAREVIRAGMTDFELAAELEFAARKAGHQGLTRMRGFNSELFYGHVFSGADSAAPAFNDTPLGGIGVNPSIGQGASYKRIKENEPIIVDFTGAFDGYLVDQTRVFCIGGLPDELRRAYDDMVRIEQKLKEIARPGVAWGDLYEQCHALACELGYKDHFMGSAGAQVSFIGHGIGIEIDEYPFIARGFKDQLLEEFMTFAFEPKAVYPGLGAVGVENTFWVAPDGLKHLTYTSEELVVL
- a CDS encoding AMP-binding protein → MAETLHYTVGGLLETIARRFPDNDALVYPDRGLRYSYREFDRLCDRVAKGLLKLGIRKGDHLAIWATNVPEWVVLQFATARMGAVLVTINTSYKSAELEYILRQSDATTLFLVQGFKDTDYVETLYSVVPELRNVAPGGLGSDSLPCLKHVIFLGGQAPAGMLAYAELEKLGEGVSDGELDAVKASLAEHEVINMQYTSGTTGFPKGVMLTHHNLVNNGFNIGECMRFTEKDRLCIPVPFFHCFGCVLAVLACVTHGSTMVPVETFNPEQVLKTIEAEKCTAVHGVPTMFIAELEHPAFRKYDLSSLRTGIMAGSPCPIEVMKRVIRDMNCSEITIAYGQTESSPVITQTRTDDPIELRVATVGRALPDVEVKIVDIETGAALPPGKQGELCTRGYLVMKGYYKMPEETARAIDPDGWLHTGDLAVMDEHGYCKITGRIKNMIIRGGENIYPREIEEFLYGHPKVADVQVYGVPDRKYGEQVMAAVKLKEGVACSEEEIRDFCKGRIANYKIPFYVKFVDEYPMTASGKIQKFKLREMAIRELQLEEAAGIETA